The Clostridium aceticum genomic interval GATGATCTCCCACGTGGCACCTTCTCTAGGACTTATTGGAACTTTGGTGGGATTGATCGGTTTATTGGCAAATATGCACCAACCCTATGAGATTATGAACAATATGGCAGCAGCTTTAGTAAGTACACTTTATGGAAGCTTGATAGCCAATTTTATTGCTGTACCTATTATGGTAAGGATTAAAGAGTATGTGGGTAAAAATATTTTAAGATATGCTATGATTACTGAAGGCATATTGTTGATTGCGGAAAATGATTCTGCAAGGAATGTTTTCGATAAAATGAATGTTATGTTGAAGGAAGAAGATCGGTTGGCGTACCCTGGAAAAAGGGCAGATGAAAGGAATTATCAACTTCATGAGTTTAAAATATAAGAATAAAAAAGATGAATTAGAATTCTCTAATAGTTGGATCATTACCTATAGTGATATGATCACCATTGTTCTATGTTTTTTTATTATATTTTTCATCTTCACTGCAGAAGAAACTAGTTTACTATATACTATAAAAGAAACCCTTACTTCAGAGGTGGAGGATTTGAGCAGTCAGGTAGATGAACTGAGTAAAGAAAATGAAGTGCTAAAAAATGAAAAAGATTCTTTAGCCGCTTTACTTTTTGGACTAGAAGATATAGAAATAGATATAGTCCAGTCTCAGGAAGAGTTTATTGCTTATTTAAGGGAAAAGAATCTTTTAGACCAAGTAAATATTATACAAAACGATACCGGACTTTTGATTCGATTTAAAGATGGCATCCTATTCCCTAGCGGAAGAGCCGACCTATCGGAGGAGGGTAAAGTAGTATTAAACCATATTGGAGACAAGTTACAAAAAATCGATAACAAAATTATTGTAGCAGGGTATACAGATAACCTCCCTATAAGTACTTCCTTATACCCATCAAACTGGGAACTATCTGTAGCTAGGGCTATTAATGTAGCAAAGGTTTTGATAGAGGATCAGTCCATAGCAGAAGAACGAATTTCTGTTAGTGGTTTTGGAGAAAATCATCCTATTGCCACCAATAATACGGCAGTGGGACGAGCCAGCAATAGAAGAATTGAGATTACGATTCTTCATTAAAGTTCATCATGAACTTAAACTGGGAGGATGTTTCGTCAGATTCCGTGAAAATTGTCACCCTGAGCGTAGAGAATGGGTCTTATAAGGTTTAGAATATAGGATTCTTCACTACGTTCAGAATGACAAAAATACAAATACTAAAGATACAATTAAAGATAAAAATAAAGATACAAATAAGGTTAGTTTTTACGTAGTCTGTCGTTTTTGCTCGGGTTATTGAAGCAATCCATCAACAATTTCCTGCTGACTTTTCCCTGCCCCTAATTCTTCAGCAATAGAGATTTTGTTAAGGACAGCTTTTTTTACTTTTGGGACTTTGGACATATTGTTGATAACTACTCCTCCAGTAAGTATGCCATCTTTGGCATAAAACCTATAGCGTGCTTCTCCATCAAAAGTGCTGAAGGTATCTGTGAAGTCTTGTACATCGCCTATAGAAAAAACCGACAATCCACCGATATTTAGTAAAGTACTTAATTGGCTAGGCTGGTAGCGTTGACTGCCCCCTGTCATGTTTTCCCCAGCGACTTTTCCTTGGTCACTGGCGGTGTTCCAAAGTCCTAGGATATTTCCTTCAATTTGAATTGTATCCCCCGCAGCAAAAATGTCTTTTAGATTACTTTTCATTTGATGATCTACTTTAATTCCTTTATCTACATCTAAAGCCGCTGACTTTGCTAAATCTAGGTTAGGCCGAATACCAGCTGAGAATAATACTGCATCTGTTTGTAGTTCCTGTCCGCCTTTTAAAGCTAATCCAGTTACTTTTTCTTCTCCTAAAATAGCCTCCACTGCTGTATTTGTATAAATATGAAGATCTTTTTGCTGTAGCTTTTCAGTGAAGACTTTAGAAATCTCTTCGTCCAGTTGTCTAGGCAGTAGGTAAGGAAAAAATTCAACTACATTTACTTTCTTACCTAGTTCCTTAATAGCCCAGGCAGCTTCTAATCCCAACAAGCCCCCTCCAATGACAGTAACTGTTTGACAGTTTTCAAGATAATGTTGAAAACTTTTCAAATCCTCTAATGTTCTTAAAGCAAAAACTCCTGGCATTTGTGCACCAGCTACAGGTGGCACAAAAGGATGGCTGCCTGTGGCAATGAGCAACTTATCATAAAATATTTTTTTACCGTCAGATAATTGAAGTTCCTTCTGATCTGGGTTAAGTGCTTCTACTGTTACCCCTAAATCTACGGCAATATGGTTTTCATCATACCACTGCTTTTTGTTGAGTAAAAGCTCCTCATCTTCAAAGCGTTTACTGATGAAGTGAGATAATTTTACCCGATAATAAGTTAAGTATTTTTCACTGCTGATAATTTTTATGCTGCCCTGTGGATCAAACTTACGAATGGTTTGTGCAGCAGATAAGCCAGCAATTCCATTGCCAATAATAACATACTTTATAGTTTCTTGCATTTCATCAAAACCCCCTCTTATTAATAAACTATATCATCAGCGTTAACCTAAACCAAAATTTGTCGTTGTTCCAAGACCCTTCGCTACCCTCAAAATGACAGTTCGACAGAATTTTTGAAATAAGTGAATTAAGTTAACGCTTATGAAAACTATATAAAAGTGTTTTCAATAAGTCGCTATAGACTATTTCCTTTTTTACCCACTTTCTTCTATTAAAACCAGATAAAACCATAAAAAAGGAAATGCCTTCAAGTCTAGTAAATTCAATCCATTGACAAATACAGTCTTTCTACCTACAATGAGGTGAGAAAGGGGGAGTACTATGAAAAGGAAAGTTGCATTGATCATGGTTGTTTTTTTCTCATTATGGACACTTTTTGTTTTGTATCCAAATCCGTATCGGCTTTTTGTCAGTGTATATCGTATTTTCCATCCCCCAGTAGATGCAGCAGCGGTGATTGAGCTTCTAGAAGAAGCCCCTGCTTTGCCACGGGATATTGAAAATTTTGTTTTAGAAAGAGTTCCTTATCAGTTTGATTGGCAGACCTATGGGGTACCTTTTTATTTTCCTACAGCAGCAGAAGTAGTAGGGAATGGAGCAGGAGACTGTAAAAGCCGCTTTATTGTGTTAGCTTCTGTATTTGAGGCTTTGAATATTCCTTATCAACAAAGTTTTTCCTTAAGTCACTTTTGGATTGATTATGAAGGAAAAGAGGAAATCCCTATAGAGAGAGAAGAAAATGCTTTTCTTTTGAGAACAGAGGAGGGTTTTAGAATACAGCTTCCAAGGGAAGATTTAAAGGAAATTCTAGAGGTGCTATGGGAGGGTTTCTGGGAATACATGCCTGATCATAGAAAAGTTTTGTTTCTTTTAGGCGTACCTATGACACTTTTAACAGGATGGATATCAAAAAAGGTATTGACGAGAAAAAGAACCAAACTGAAATTTGCTAGGTATGTTTAAAGGGTATTGATAAGGCAGCTCCCTATGGTGATTTCTCTAAAAATAAGATATAATAGAGATAAAATCAACTGAAGACCGTGGGGGTGCTGCTTATGAATTTGATTAACTGTCCAAAGTGTGGTAGGTTGATAAGGGATTCTGGTGATGGGGAAGTACTGTGCAATAGATGTGCAGAAGCGGAAGGGAATCCTTATAAAGTCATCCGTGAATATGTATATCATCATCAAGGGGCATCTGTGATGGAGGTGGCGGAAGCCACTGGAGTGAGTAAAAACTTAATCTTAAAATATGTAAAAGAAGGTCGGCTATCTTTATTGGAGGAAAGAAGTATACTTGCCCATTGTCCAAAATGTGGTGCAGTATTGGAGTCTGGCAGGGCTTGCAGCAGATGCTTAAGAGATGCACTGTCAGAGGAGAGAGAAAGTCCTGACGCAAGAAAGAAAACTTCTGTCACAGGATTCGGCAGAAGGAGAAGATAAGACAAAGGGCATAGTCTGACAATTTCAAATATTCTATTGAACTTCTAAACTATAGTTGGTATACTGAAAGAGCAGTACCAACTATTTTTTATAAAGGGGGGTCCTTATGACAAGGAATCCAAGAGAAATATTTAATGAATTTGTACAGGGCTTAGGAGCTGTACAGGCAACCAATGCTAGCCAAGTAGAAGCCTTTATGAAGTTAAATGCAGCAGCCTACAAAACTGATGTAGTAGATCTAAAAACAAAGGAATTAATCAGTGTAGCGATTGGTGCTTATAATCGTTGTGAATATTGTATTGTGTTCCATGTTTACAAGGCATTAGAAGCTGGAGCAACTCGAGAAGAAATCATGGAGGCGGCTATGGTGGCAGTTGCTTTTGGTGCAGGCCCTTCTATGGCTTACTCTGTAACATTACTAAAACAATCTATTGACGAGTTTGAAAAGGATTTCTTAGCAAAGGCTTAGTGAGATTTTACATATTCAATTTATTTTAAGAACCCAGGAGGAAAAATATGCCACATATTAGTTTTGAAGGTCCTAAGCTGACAAAGGAACAAAAAGAAGAACTAGTAAGAAAGATTACAGAAGTTTCTACCAGTGTTTTAAAACTGCCTAAAGAAGCGTTTACTGTGGTGATTAGAGAAAATGACTTAGAAAACGTTGGCGTAGGCGGAGAATTACTAGCAAATAAGTTGAAAAAATAGTGTAAAATCCCCCGCTTTGTAGAGAAGCGGGGGTTGATTTTTTAATGAAAAATACTGGCTTGGATATCTAAGCTTTTATGAAATATTTTTTCAAAGCACTTTTCAAACTTCATGGCACCACTAATTTCTAGGTCTACTGGATGGTCAGCTTGAAGCCTCACCTTGACCTTATCATGGGTGATGGTGCAGTAAAGGTCCTTGACACTGCCATAACCTCCACGATCTAGTTTTTCCGCCATTTGAAGAAAAACAGTGAGTTTTCTTATAATATCATAGTCATTTTTATCAATCAACATTGTATAATTTTTCCAATCTTCACGAAATTTCATCTCGCGATGACTAGAAACGATGAAGGCGCACATTAACCTTTCTCTATTTCTGAGGCCGTTTAACACGCTATTGAGAACAAGGTAAAAACCGTGCTTATGATGGTTATAATAGTCGATATACATTCCAATGTCATGCAGCAGGGCAGAGGCCGTCAAGAGTCTTCGTTCTTCTTGACCTAAGTGATGCAGTTCCTTAGTCTCATCAAACAATGCCAATGCGAGGTCCTTTACATGATAACAATGTTTTTTGTTCATGTCATAGTTGGCCAATAGATTTTCTATGCTGTGGAAAAGAACGTCAGCTATTAAGTGGTTTTGGTCAGTAATATCTAGATACTTTTTATAAAACACACCTTCTCTGAGACCATTACCGCTGATAATCAATTGTTTCGCTTCTGTATGCTCCATTAAAGACATGATCGGTACAAGCCCAGCGGTCAAGATATCTCCACGCTCTTTTTTTACACCTGGTATTCTTTTTACGTCTGCCTTGGTACCGTGGTTAATTTTCTCATAAATCGTTGAAACTTCTTGAAAAGTAATTTGGTAGTTATGGAGGCTCACCAAAGGAAAACTAATCATGTGCTTATTCACCTTTGCCAGTGTTCGAATAGCTCCTCCTAATCCTACCACTGGTAGACCTTGTACCTCTTTTAGCCAAGGAACTTTATCAAATTGTTTTTTCATAAAGCTTTCCAAGTGTTTGACAGCAGAGGACTCAATGATTTCCTTAGGTAAGAACATCTCTGTCAAAGTAACAGCGCCATAAGGAAGACTTACAGCTTTTTTTAACTTTTTATTTTCTATCCAAGCTAATTCGGTACTACCTCCTCCGATATCAATCATCAAAGCATCTGTGAATTTGATGGTATTGACTACCCCCATATAACCATAATACGCTTCTTCTTCACCAGAGATCACATCAAAAACAAAGCCGGTTTCCTTTTGAACTTTTTCTAGAAAAAGTTCTCGATTTCTAGCGATTCTTACAGCAGCAGTGGCTATAGGAAAAACTTCATCCACCTTGTGGACATCGATTAATCTCTTGAACAATTTTAAAGCATTAAGGGTTCTTTCCATAGGCAAGGCTTTTAAGGTTCTTTCCTCCCCCATCCCTTCACTGAGTCGCACCATTTCCTTGACTTGTTCAATCATTTTATAGGAGGCATCTTCATAGATTTTCATAATGATCATTCGTACAGAGTTAGACCCTAAGTCGATAATAGCAAGTTTTTTGTTCATATTTTTTCACCCTTTGTTGATAGACTAATTTTCATCCTCTCCTATACTTTTATCTGAGAGGATTGGTTGAAAAACTGGCAGAGATTTTTCTTTTAGATGCTTTTTTGCTGTTTTCAAGGCCTGTTTACAAAAGTATTTTTGAGAATGAAGCAATTTTTTTCCTCTCTTATCTATTTTTATGTATTTACCTTCAGCAGTTAACTGTTTGGCTTTAATTGTATCTAAAAGTGTAATTTTTAATATGTCGATAATTCTTTCTTTAATCTGTAGACTTTCTATAGGAAAAAGTATTTCCACTCTCCTATCTAAATTTCTAGGCATCCAGTCACAGCTGGATAGATAAAGGTTTTCTTGGCCATCGTTGTAAAAGTAAAAAATTCTACTATGTTCTAGGAATCTGCTGACAATACTAATGACAGTAATGTTTTCACTGATATCTGGAACACCAGGTTTCAAACAGCATATTCCACGTATGATTAACTCTACTTTTACACCAGCAATCGAGGCACGATAAAGGTTCTTGATAATTTCTGTATCCACTAGGGAATTCATCTTAGCAATAATTCTTGCCTGCTTTCCCTTTTGTGCATTTTCAATTTCAGTTTCAATAAGCTGCATAAATTTATTTCTTAAATTGAGAGGAGCTACCTCCAGCTTATATAAATCAGGGGGATCAGAATAACCTGAAAGCATGTTAAAGATGGCAGAAGCATCAGCACCAAAATGTTGATTGCAGGTAAATAAACCCATGTCTGTATAAAACCTAGCGGTGATATCGTTATAGTTTCCTGTACCTAAATGAACATACCGCTTAATCCTGTTTTCCTCCATGCGAACAATCAAAGTGATTTTGCAATGAGTTTTTAGGCCTACAAGACCATAGATGACATGGCATCCTGCCTTCTCGAGTTTTTTCGCCCACTGAATATTATTTTCCTCGTCAAAGCGAGCCTTTACCTCTAATAACACCGTCACTTGCTTACCCCTTTCAGCGGCTTCTACCAGTGCCTGAACAATGGGGGATTTGCCACTGACCCTATAGAGGGTTTGTTTGATAGCTAATACCTTTGGGTCAGTAGCAGCTTTCCTAACAAACTCTACTACTGGATCGAAGCTTTCATAGGGGTGATGCAGGAAGATATCCTTCTCATCAATAGCTTCTAAAATTTCTTCACAATCTATTAAGTCTCTTGGAACCTGGGAAACGTACTCCACGTATTTTAAATGGTCATAGCCCTCCAAGGCATATAGTTGAAGCAAGAAGGTTAAATCCAAAGGACCATTGATATAATAGACTTCCCCATTGTGGATTTCTAAAACGTTTTTTAGTATATCTACAAGTTTCTCATCTATATCCTCATCTACTTCTAACCTAATAGCCGCTCCCCATTTTCTTTTCTTCAAAGAGCGTTCAATTTCGATCAATAGGTCCTCTGCTTCCTCCTCTTCGATGGTCAGATCGGCGTTTCTAGTAATTCGATAGGGATAGGCAGAAAGAACGGTGTGGCCTAAGAACAGGTCTTCAATAAATAGTGAGATAACCTCTTCTAAAAGGATAAAATAACGATTTTCCTCAGCATCTTTAGGCAGTTCAATCATTCTAGGCAATACAGAAGGTACCTGGACGGTGGCAAAAATCACGTCATCTGGAGTTTCCTTCTCCTCCAGCAATACGGCAATATTTAAACTCTTGTTTAAAAGCAAGGGAAAGGGCCTGCTGGAATCTACTGCCATAGGGGTCAAAACTGGGTAAATAAAAGTTTTGAAGTACTCCTGTAAAAAGATTTTTTGCCCCTCCAGCAACTCTTCCTTTGTAAGAAGATAAAGGTGATTTTTTTTAAGCACCGGCATGATAGAACGATTAAAAGTATGATACTGCTGGTAGACCATTTGTTGTGTACGAAGAGAAATTTCCTTTAGCTGTTTTTTAGGAGTCAAGCCAGAGGGATCTGTTTTATGGTAATTAGCATTGACCTGGTCCTTCAAAGAAGCTACTCGAATCATAAAGAACTCGTCCAAGTTGGAGCTGGTGATGGCCAAAAACTTTAGTCTTTCCAGTAGAGGATTCTTATTATCCCGAGCTTCTTGCAAAACTCTATCGTTAAATTCCAGCCAGCTTAATTCTCTATTGATAAAATATTCGCTTTTATTTAAGTTCACTTCTTTTAACATGATATCTCCCTCTTTATGTTTAAAATAGGTGTTATGCCAAATACCTCTTGAAAGAAAGAGGATTTTGCTTCAAAAGTCCACTCCTCCAGCAAAATTTCTTCTACAGTACTGGCTTTAATGATCATCTTGTTTTCTTGCAGCTTCACTTCGATAGTCTTAATCTTTTGTTGATGACTTCGGTCTAGTGCATCAGCAATTCTGATGATAGATACTAGCTTTGCAATGACGACACGATCTTTATGGCTCAACCTATTGAAGTTCTCATGACTTATTTTAGGGGTTAAGGTGCTGTGATACTTTGCTACATTTGCTATGATTTCCAACTGCTGTTGAGAAATACCCATAATATTAGAGGCCATAATGATGTCATAAGAATGATTATAGTGTTGGTTGATATTAATAAACTTTCCAACATCATGAAGAATCGTTGCTAATTGCAACAAAAATCTTTCTTCTTCCCCTAAGCCGTGCAATCTCTTTGATCCGTCAAATAGACAAAGGGATTTATCCATCACTTCATTGGCATGATTTTCATCATAATGATATTTTTTTGCTAAGGATCGTACTAGCGTATAGATATCATGAAGAAATTCCTGTTTTCTTTGAGTAATTAGCTTTTGGTCTACTAAATCTGCCACAATACCATCCTCCAGATTTACCAAAGGCGTATAAATTTGAGGGGAGGAGGTCATATCCAAGAATACCTTTAAGAGGATAAAGGAAGGAATTAAGGTATAGGCCCCTTCCTTAGAAATCTTATAGGTGCTGGAAATTTTGTGTGTTGGTTTATGTAAAAGGCTTTGATATACCATAAGAAATTGACTTTTATCTATATAGTTATCGGGACAATCACATAGCTTCCCTAGGTCCTTCATCACATCCCCCAACACAATAAAATGTTGGATATTGGTGTTAATGTCAAAAGTTTTTAGCAAAATGTCGGCATTGCTTTTGATATAATCCTCTAGAAGTTTAGGAAAGTCTAAGGTTTTACTCTCTAACTCCGACAAAATTTCTTTTAGTCGTAGAGAACCCAGCTTTAGATTTTGACTAAAGGTTAAACTGCCCTGTTGATAGATGGAAACCTCGATATTTCCTGATCCAATATCTAAAACCATGACACCTTCAGCCCGAAGTTTTTGGTAGTTTTGTAAACTTTCACGAATTCCTTTGTAGGCGAGGAATCTCTTTACAGAACTATTGATAATTTCGATATCTAGCCCTGTTTTGGAATAAATTTGATCTAAAATATAGTCATTGTTTTCAGCCTCACGAATACCACTAGTAGCTACAGCACGATAGGTTTTTACCTTATACTCGTTCATTAATTTCTTGAAACCCCTCAAGACTTCACAAACCTCATTTGCTATTTCATAACTTACTTTTCCTTTAGAAAAAGTATCTCTTCCTAAAGCAATAGACTTGCTGGTGCGTTCTAAGGTTCTTGTCTTGCCCTCAGGGAGGACCTCTGATATCTTCATCCTTACAGCATAAGAACCGACACTGATTCCTGCTACGGTGGTTAAAGCTTGTTTCTCATCCATATAGATCTCTCCTCACTAGAAGTGGTAAAATTATTGCTATTATACCACAAAACCGCTGAAGTTCAACAACACTAAGGTAAAAATATTAACAAAATTTTTCCAGAAGTATAAGAAATGAAAATGGTATAATAAATATAAGTGTGATAGAATATATGAAGAAAAAAATCGAGGGAAAAAGATGAAAAAAGAAAAATATAACAATAAAAATGTAATAAGACCTCTAAAACAGTACTTTGAATGGGGAAGCGTCAAATGGCTTCACGAACCAGAGGAATTGGACAAGGGAAAGCTGATGGTGGGGCATATTACTTTTTTACCGAATACAGAGCAAAAAAAACATCTCCATACAGGGGATGAACAAATACTATATATTTTGTCTGGTAAGGGATTGCATTGGATTGATGGGGAAGAATACCTTTTGTCCTATGGGAGAATTTATCATATACCTCCCTACGCAGAACATCAGGTGAAAAACTTAAGTGATGAAGCCTTAGAAATGATTATAGTATACAATGCCACCAGCTTGAATTATAGGGAAATACTGCCTCCTGTAGAATTTACAAAACGTTTTGCTATGGAAAACTTAAAAAATATTATCGATTTGACGATGTTGCAAAAAATTCAAGACAAGTTTTCTGAGGCTTCTGAAATGGCCATTGTCATCAAAGATGAGAAGGGCGAAATTATTACAGAACCCAGCAATCTTTCAGCCTTTTGTAAACAACATTGCGGCTACAGCACAAATTGTCACTTGAAAAACAAGAAGGTAATGGCAGGAGACAGTGAGACCAAGGTAGCAAATTGTTGCTTAGATCTTGTTACCGTCCATACCCCAATCTTTATGGGGGATACCTATATAGGAAGTATTAGTTGCGGACCAGTATTTTTAAATGAACCCTCTAAAGAGGTAATAAAACACTTGGAAGAGGAAATACAGGGAGATCAAGAGCGGATGGAGGCTTACCTCAATCTGCGGCGAAT includes:
- a CDS encoding PocR ligand-binding domain-containing protein, with the translated sequence MKKEKYNNKNVIRPLKQYFEWGSVKWLHEPEELDKGKLMVGHITFLPNTEQKKHLHTGDEQILYILSGKGLHWIDGEEYLLSYGRIYHIPPYAEHQVKNLSDEALEMIIVYNATSLNYREILPPVEFTKRFAMENLKNIIDLTMLQKIQDKFSEASEMAIVIKDEKGEIITEPSNLSAFCKQHCGYSTNCHLKNKKVMAGDSETKVANCCLDLVTVHTPIFMGDTYIGSISCGPVFLNEPSKEVIKHLEEEIQGDQERMEAYLNLRRMTKGRLHAIIESLMTMSHFIVESGISHLAQKELHKKTIQVLEEQKKKIELEKTLQEVKMGVLQAQLSPHFLFNTLSVIGELAYMQGAKEAAETTFALSSLLRTTLKKSEEMVTVREELAYIQDYLFIQKKRFQHLIQTKINMKEAVLDIEIPFMTLQILVENTIAHGVEALGKEVTIIIEGKKVRDHIYLQVIDNGCGIKKEVMEKLFDKNSDEKKGTGIGLNNLKERFSYYYGEDFQFDVQSQRGEGTKVFIKLPITNYKKESE
- a CDS encoding carboxymuconolactone decarboxylase family protein gives rise to the protein MTRNPREIFNEFVQGLGAVQATNASQVEAFMKLNAAAYKTDVVDLKTKELISVAIGAYNRCEYCIVFHVYKALEAGATREEIMEAAMVAVAFGAGPSMAYSVTLLKQSIDEFEKDFLAKA
- a CDS encoding OmpA/MotB family protein; this encodes MSLKYKNKKDELEFSNSWIITYSDMITIVLCFFIIFFIFTAEETSLLYTIKETLTSEVEDLSSQVDELSKENEVLKNEKDSLAALLFGLEDIEIDIVQSQEEFIAYLREKNLLDQVNIIQNDTGLLIRFKDGILFPSGRADLSEEGKVVLNHIGDKLQKIDNKIIVAGYTDNLPISTSLYPSNWELSVARAINVAKVLIEDQSIAEERISVSGFGENHPIATNNTAVGRASNRRIEITILH
- a CDS encoding NAD(P)/FAD-dependent oxidoreductase; translated protein: MQETIKYVIIGNGIAGLSAAQTIRKFDPQGSIKIISSEKYLTYYRVKLSHFISKRFEDEELLLNKKQWYDENHIAVDLGVTVEALNPDQKELQLSDGKKIFYDKLLIATGSHPFVPPVAGAQMPGVFALRTLEDLKSFQHYLENCQTVTVIGGGLLGLEAAWAIKELGKKVNVVEFFPYLLPRQLDEEISKVFTEKLQQKDLHIYTNTAVEAILGEEKVTGLALKGGQELQTDAVLFSAGIRPNLDLAKSAALDVDKGIKVDHQMKSNLKDIFAAGDTIQIEGNILGLWNTASDQGKVAGENMTGGSQRYQPSQLSTLLNIGGLSVFSIGDVQDFTDTFSTFDGEARYRFYAKDGILTGGVVINNMSKVPKVKKAVLNKISIAEELGAGKSQQEIVDGLLQ
- a CDS encoding HD domain-containing protein; this translates as MDEKQALTTVAGISVGSYAVRMKISEVLPEGKTRTLERTSKSIALGRDTFSKGKVSYEIANEVCEVLRGFKKLMNEYKVKTYRAVATSGIREAENNDYILDQIYSKTGLDIEIINSSVKRFLAYKGIRESLQNYQKLRAEGVMVLDIGSGNIEVSIYQQGSLTFSQNLKLGSLRLKEILSELESKTLDFPKLLEDYIKSNADILLKTFDINTNIQHFIVLGDVMKDLGKLCDCPDNYIDKSQFLMVYQSLLHKPTHKISSTYKISKEGAYTLIPSFILLKVFLDMTSSPQIYTPLVNLEDGIVADLVDQKLITQRKQEFLHDIYTLVRSLAKKYHYDENHANEVMDKSLCLFDGSKRLHGLGEEERFLLQLATILHDVGKFININQHYNHSYDIIMASNIMGISQQQLEIIANVAKYHSTLTPKISHENFNRLSHKDRVVIAKLVSIIRIADALDRSHQQKIKTIEVKLQENKMIIKASTVEEILLEEWTFEAKSSFFQEVFGITPILNIKREISC
- the ppx gene encoding exopolyphosphatase, which gives rise to MNKKLAIIDLGSNSVRMIIMKIYEDASYKMIEQVKEMVRLSEGMGEERTLKALPMERTLNALKLFKRLIDVHKVDEVFPIATAAVRIARNRELFLEKVQKETGFVFDVISGEEEAYYGYMGVVNTIKFTDALMIDIGGGSTELAWIENKKLKKAVSLPYGAVTLTEMFLPKEIIESSAVKHLESFMKKQFDKVPWLKEVQGLPVVGLGGAIRTLAKVNKHMISFPLVSLHNYQITFQEVSTIYEKINHGTKADVKRIPGVKKERGDILTAGLVPIMSLMEHTEAKQLIISGNGLREGVFYKKYLDITDQNHLIADVLFHSIENLLANYDMNKKHCYHVKDLALALFDETKELHHLGQEERRLLTASALLHDIGMYIDYYNHHKHGFYLVLNSVLNGLRNRERLMCAFIVSSHREMKFREDWKNYTMLIDKNDYDIIRKLTVFLQMAEKLDRGGYGSVKDLYCTITHDKVKVRLQADHPVDLEISGAMKFEKCFEKIFHKSLDIQASIFH
- the dmpI gene encoding 4-oxalocrotonate tautomerase DmpI; amino-acid sequence: MPHISFEGPKLTKEQKEELVRKITEVSTSVLKLPKEAFTVVIRENDLENVGVGGELLANKLKK
- a CDS encoding RNA degradosome polyphosphate kinase → MLKEVNLNKSEYFINRELSWLEFNDRVLQEARDNKNPLLERLKFLAITSSNLDEFFMIRVASLKDQVNANYHKTDPSGLTPKKQLKEISLRTQQMVYQQYHTFNRSIMPVLKKNHLYLLTKEELLEGQKIFLQEYFKTFIYPVLTPMAVDSSRPFPLLLNKSLNIAVLLEEKETPDDVIFATVQVPSVLPRMIELPKDAEENRYFILLEEVISLFIEDLFLGHTVLSAYPYRITRNADLTIEEEEAEDLLIEIERSLKKRKWGAAIRLEVDEDIDEKLVDILKNVLEIHNGEVYYINGPLDLTFLLQLYALEGYDHLKYVEYVSQVPRDLIDCEEILEAIDEKDIFLHHPYESFDPVVEFVRKAATDPKVLAIKQTLYRVSGKSPIVQALVEAAERGKQVTVLLEVKARFDEENNIQWAKKLEKAGCHVIYGLVGLKTHCKITLIVRMEENRIKRYVHLGTGNYNDITARFYTDMGLFTCNQHFGADASAIFNMLSGYSDPPDLYKLEVAPLNLRNKFMQLIETEIENAQKGKQARIIAKMNSLVDTEIIKNLYRASIAGVKVELIIRGICCLKPGVPDISENITVISIVSRFLEHSRIFYFYNDGQENLYLSSCDWMPRNLDRRVEILFPIESLQIKERIIDILKITLLDTIKAKQLTAEGKYIKIDKRGKKLLHSQKYFCKQALKTAKKHLKEKSLPVFQPILSDKSIGEDEN